A part of Populus alba chromosome 8, ASM523922v2, whole genome shotgun sequence genomic DNA contains:
- the LOC118054450 gene encoding protein RGF1 INDUCIBLE TRANSCRIPTION FACTOR 1 has translation MVGCKIYLKNTDWLTTLLHSDFFDSCSNHQERRKNERNVFCIDCSVECCRHCMESHCLHRQLQICKYVYHDVVRLQEIQKHLDCSKIQTYKINGEKAIHLKPRPQPKDARPSTKAKFGASCEACARYLQDVPNRFCSIACKVSAGSVELKDQSHEIISLSIQEFTSLSWKENPNAEKHSSENESSLSLTDMSEDTQGWMNSALKPRRQLHKRKGVPRRAPLC, from the exons ATG GTAGGctgcaaaatttatttaaaaaacacagatTGGCTCACTACTCTTCTCCATAGCGATTTCTTTGATTCCTGCAGCAACCATCAAGAACGTAGAAAGAACGAGAGAAACGTGTTCTGTATTGATTGCAGTGTTGAGTGTTGTCGACATTGTATGGAGTCTCATTGCCTTCATAGACAACTCCAGATCTGCAAATATGTTTACCACGATGTTGTTCGCCTTCAAGAGATTCAAAAACATCTAGATTGCTCTAAAATtcag ACCTATAAGATCAACGGTGAAAAGGCGATTCATCTGAAACCACGGCCTCAGCCTAAAGATGCAAGACCATCCACGAAAGCAAAGTTCGGTGCTTCTTGTGAAGCATGTGCAAGATATCTGCAAGATGTTCCCAATCGTTTCTGCTCCATTGCATGCAAG GTTTCAGCTGGTTCAGTGGAGCTTAAAGATCAAAGCCATGAAATCATCTCCTTATCAATTCAGGAATTTACCAGCCTTTCCTGGAAGGAAAACCCCAATGCAGAAAAGCACTCAAGTGAGAACGAATCGTCACTTTCCTTGACTGATATGTCTGAGGATACTCAAGGCTGGATGAATTCAGCTTTGAAACCAAGAAGACAATTGCACAAGAGAAAAGGGGTCCCTCGGAGGGCGCCACTATGTTAG